ACCTGTGAAGACTGGAGAATGGAACGAGTCTTCCTCGTGAGGGGAGAATTAAATGTCTTTACAGCCACCACTTCTACTACTGCGTTCCCACTATACAGATTAAACATCTCATCTGcaaactggaaaagcaaaaaagtgatttaatttaaaacctaCACTGTAGCCAGGAATTAAGGAGAGTTTTGTTAGCAAGATGTACTAACCCACAAGATGTCAGCTTCAGGATTAAGAAGCTTCTGGAAAAGTTCTAAAGTAGTGTACTTTTTTACAATTCCACTAAGAAAGTGCCAACTTTCACCTGGTTTACAACATCTCTTTAAAACCCCTCAACCACTGTTTAGCAGACTGTGGCTTATGACTGCTTTCTGGCCTAAAACTGGTTCTTTCATCCCTTTTGTAAGAGGCCCATCACCATTGTACGCTTGTCAGtgtcaacaaaatatttaggttCTCAACCTTCCACTGGGAAATTATGaacccaaatattttaatttggtcCAAAGACTAATATGTCtagtatttaaatatatttgcttaaCTGAAGATAGGCCAAAGAGTAAAGTTTAGAGATAGCAGTTATTTGGCTTAGCAAATCCATGCTTTTACACTTTTCCATCATGCTTTTGAAACTCTCAAAAGTGACCTGTCTTAGCAAAGATTTTATGTAATGATTACATAAGACCTGCTAAAGAATTACTTTCTTGAGCACATTAATAGATGAACAACAGTTATTTTAGAGCCTTGGAAATTTAGATTTATACAGCTTTGTCGGCAAGGGGAAACTAGCCATTGTACCCTGGGCTCAAGATGTATCCACATTTTTGAGAGCCAGTTTTTGTGAGACATGGTggatttaaatgcaaaatatttatttaggaaaaacaaacacatcaaCTCATGTCGATATATGGTTTCAGTATCTTCCTACTCCTTTACCCAAAATATCTAACGCATCATAGAATCACGTCAACAATTGCCACAGAGTGACAAATTGTAGCATTCAATTTTATAACtgagcaattgcattttaaaaaccaaacaacaaaaacaagcaTCAGTCAAGCCATCACTAAGTGACAATTCAAAGCAGAAGACTGTCAATAAACTCACTCTCTTCTAgctaacacaaaaaaattatttacttagTATTCCTGTGAGTTTTGTTCATTTGGTAGAAAGCATACCTTTTGCAAAGAGTCTACAAGAATTTGAGAAGCATCCTTGAACTGCTGAGAGTCTTCCCCATATCGTTTTCCAACCTCTTCCAAGCCAGCCAGTTCCAGAGAATATAGGTCAGGAGAGTGATCTTTGGCTAAGTGCTTGTGTCGAGACAGCTTTGGCACACCAGTGAGAgggcagaaagaaattaattcacacACAGGttactttaaaaacacatttcacaaaATCAGTTTGCTCAGACTAATCCAGCCTCACTTTCCAAAGTCATATTCCATACTGATTAGGAAGTGGAATTTCTTGCCAACTTAACTAGAAGATGTccacaattatttcttttcttattgtacagaagaaagcagatgaTCATCATGTAGCATCTATTCTTAACACGAGGTTATATAtatgtgtcatggttttaccccagccggcagctgagtaccacgcagccgctcgttcactccccccgccatcaggatggggaagagaattggaagagttaaagtgagaaaactcgtgggttgagataaagacagtttaataggtaaagcaaaagccgcgtgcacaagcaaagcaaagcaaggaattcattcaccacttcccataggcaggcaggtgttcagccatttccaggaaagcagggctctgtcacgcgtaacggggacttgggaagacaaacgccattgctccgaacaccgccgccccccccccctcttcctccaagctccttataaactgagcatgacgtcatatagtatggaatacccctttggtcagtttgggtcacctgtcctgtctgtgtctcctcccaacttcttgtccacccccagccatcccgctggcagggcagtgcaagaagcagaaaaggccttggcctcgtgtaaacactgctcaacaataagtccatagaacaaaaacatctctatattatcaatgctgtctccaccacaaatccaaaacgtatccccacactagctactatgaagaaaaatcaatcctctcagctgaaaccaggacaatatgTAATATAGAGCTCTACTAAAAAGAAACACTATACTTATTCACATCAGAATCCTTGTTCTGTAATtgccataaaaataaagtttggagaaaaaaaaatacataactaCAGTACTTGGATACTGCTATTCCCTCTGCTGAAGCTGCCCCTTGCAAAACTGGTTGCAACTTCTACCTTGCTGTTGCCCGTGTACAAAAGTAGTTTACTTAAGGAGTATCATTCCATTGTCATAAAATCCAACCAATATCATCCAAATTATCTCAAAGGACAGTAGTGATATTCTTGCACTTCCACAAGTATGAAGCTGCAGCAGTGACATTTGCCTGCACAAGAGAACAGtctctgaaagcaaagaatttaaTCTGTTCCTACCTTCCCATCTACTTTAACTACAGCATTTCTAATCTGCAAGACAAAACCAAGTTGTTCTACCTCATTTTCTCAAGAGCCCCATTTTTCTCCACCAGCCTTTCACCTAGTATGAACTTCCAAGTTCTTCATGACTGTTTCTTTCACTTTAGGTAGCTGAGGGCTGCAGCTTAAcggacaaaaaaaccccaccaaaaacccccaaacaaacccttAACCCGAAGTAGCTTCTTTGTAAAAAGATAAGAAACTTTTTGCTTAAAAAGATTAGAATTAAAAACTCACACCTCCATTGGAACATTTCTATCACCACCACTATTCAAACTACAAAAGTCTCTCCAGTCTTTTCAGATAAAGTGTTATGATGATATTTTGAAGTAAAACGTTGGACAGGGCGAAGAACTTAACTACCGCTATACTTCTCAAGcaacaaaacaaggaaatgcCCAGcaaattcttctgtgtttttaggTATGAAGAAACAACAGTTCAGAACTCCCCCCTGTTCTCACCAAACACAATACAAAAGAAACTACAGATGATAAAGGTTGTAATTTTCTTCCACCAGTGTCAGGGCTGATACAAATAGCTTGCGAATGCGTTATTTAAACTGATGCAACCAACTGATGACGCACTTGAATATCCATCGCTGATTGCCAAGTATCCTGGCTATGGCATCTCTACCTTTAAATGAGATCTCTGAAGTCTGTGACATAAGATGGGGAAAGTGTTTCAAAAAACCTTACCAGGCTTGCAATATCATGTAGGACTTGTAGCTctgacagaaaaagcaagtcaacctgggggaagaggcagaaagaaagagacaggtATTTCCTCTGATAAAATCAAAGTTAGGGAAGTCTCATTTTGATGCAAGTCTCAGTATTTTATAAAAGGTTATGTCTGTTACCGCATCAGAACATGCTAGAAGGAAATTAGTCTTTCAATAAAGTTACTTACAAAAACACCCCTTAAAACTTAGTTCTTAGAATTCAGTTAGGAAAAATTAGAGTGGGCTCTCCTAAGcaaaacaagggaagaaaaaagaagagggaaaaaaaaaaaagcacaagctaACCaagaatattagaaaaaaaaaaaaatcataaaagttCCCACCGGTTAAAGTTTTTTTACCTCATTGTTTCTGCTGAGGGAGTTGAGAGGAAGGGAGCTGAGAATGGAGTTGTCCTGGAATAAGCGGTTTCGCAGTTGGCGCAGCGTGACAGAAAGATCTTCAAACACGGAGTTTGCCTTGCCCACCATGTACACTCTCTGCAGGAATAGCCATTGTTTAATAACAACAGAGGTTAGGGTTTAGTTTTTATCCAGTCACACATTAATAATCAATCATACTTGCAATCTCTCTCCAAcgcaaaatattttgtataatcAATTGGTTTTGCTCCAGCCACACAAGTGGAAAGAGGTTTACTATTTAGAGCATCTAGAATCAGAAGTGAAGCAATACTCACTTCCTCACTGGGGGCCAGCTGCAAGACCACAGGAGTTTCCTCAGAGAACAAAGTATGAATAGCATTCGCAACACTGTCAAGACTGAAAGGAACAGCCTGGAAGACAAAGTCTAGTTAGATTTTTGGGTAAAACAGTGCCTAACAATATAAAAGGAGATAATTTGCTTAACTACAGAAGTCTGGAAAAATAGGACAAACTCCTTTTGAGCAAAGAGTATACATAGCTCCAAAgtgaaaacaataaataatagaaGCCTATGTGCAAATCAAAACATCAACTGTATATCTATGAACAgataatttatttgtatatatGGTGGACACAATATTCTTTTAAGACCTCCAAGGAGCCATGAGTGTGTAATTATGAGGCTTGCTTAAGCTAAGAATATAGCCTTGTTTATCAGTAAAGCAAGATCAACAAATacagaagcaataaaaaaggGGAAACCAATCTTAGTGCAAATGGAAAGTTATGAACCACAGAAAACTTATGACTGAAAATATATCAGTAGAAAGATCAACTACTGAAACACCATAGAAAAGGgccatataaaaaaattactaagaataaaagaaatccTAGCACAGTATAGTGCCAACACTGGCTAGCTAATAAAACTTAGTTTTTCTAAAGACTTTCTTCTGAGTTTCAcctaaaaagaaacagaatggcACACTTCTGGTCACTAGTTAAAGAGCATAAAAactttttctaataaattttaGTAATTTCTTGAGTATCAGAGAACCAGTACTTTGCCAGCATATATTTGGGGCAGTTCATTTGAAGCCATTGCAGCAGTTAACTAAAGCAATTAAAGCTTAGGAATATTAATTCCTATTAatgggaaacaaagaaaatatgcatatatacacatcAGAACTTTATCAAAGTTACAAATGTAAACATCACTGAAGGCTTCAAGTAAATTTAAGGTTTCCACAAGCTCGCAATGCCTACATGATCAGGTACAGAGAATCCTAAATCAGTTTTGGTCCAGATACCATTTCAGGAATGCCAGCGTGTAACTGTGCCCGAATTAATGAGCTGTGCCTGAAAGCTGATGTGAAAGCAGATCAGTGTTAAGCTGAATTTGACTCAAGTTCAATGTAAAACCACATAACATTCCAATTAAACGCTGATATTTTAGAATAGATAAAAAGACTGCCTGATAGctgtaaaagtaatttcataGGGAAATCATCACGTCTTCTTGGGGTGTGCAATAGGGTGTcaatattaaacaaaacactATTCAACATTGTCACTGATGATTCCACAGTTCGACTGAAATAATAACATGATAAATAATAGTTCTTAACAGGAGCACAGCATTCGCACAGAGCCAAAATGCATGGTAAACTGGTGCAAAACAAAGTTTTCCAAGAtaggcagaagcagaaaaacaacCTGAAAAACAACTTATTTGAAAAGGGTTTGTGGGTGCATGCTCTTCAAACAACATGAAGAACTGGTCCAATACTGCAGCAAAATGGATTAAAGCAGACaatgtatttaatgtatttataaaggAGAAGTGAGTAGACACTGCACAGTTACCAATAGCTTGTAAGTCACTGTGCTCCTGTTAAGAGGTATGTGGACAAAATCCTATGACAGGAGAAGAAGCAACGGGTGTAAATTTAAGAACAGGAAATTCTATCTGAACACAAgaacagagggtttttttactgtaagagTGGTTAATTACTGGCACAGCTtggccagagaggttgtggagtctccatctaTGGAGACACTCAACTGGCCACAGTCCTGGACagcctgctctagctgaccctgcttgatCAGGGAGTTGGAGTAGATGATTTCAAGAGGTcatttccaacctaaatgattctgtgatgctgtgacAAGTGTGAGAAAAGAGTCTCAGCAAAGACTGACAGTGACAGGTAAATGTaatgttgtttgttgttttctttttgatacaATATAATTGAATGGTGTCTCAAAGTGCTAAATTTCATGGTAAAGTACTTGGTAGTAAAGACTGCTTAGAGGGTGATACAGTACATCAAAGAATCAACATCATATAAAATGCTGTTACACacagctgaagcaaaaaaaattaattctcacTACAAATCAGTAAGTTAACATGGGAAGCAGTGGATTCTCTGCCTTTCAGTACAAACATACTAAAACTAGATGCCTTTCAAGGAGAACATGGTTTGGTCAAACATGTTACTGAACCCAACACAGGAGGCCCTGCGTGATCTTAAAGGCCTCCCACCTTGTACAGGAGTGTGACTGGATTATTTATCTATGCAGCCTGATCCATTATTCTAGGGTGGGTATGTGAACTTCAAGTGAAGTAAGAAATAAGTGAATGTCAAGGACTATAGTAGAGAGTCACGTACTTCTCATTAGATCACAGGAGTCACAGAAATCATGTGACAGTTCCAAATGCAGATACTCACATTCTCAATAGGGTAAGAAACCCCTTTCACAGGCAACGCCAGCTTGTCTACTCCTTTCACTGTTACCAACACAGTAGCTCGTGGTCTGTGAAACAGATCACCCACTGCAAGCCCAGGCCAGGAAAGGTCCTATtgcaaaatagtaaaaaaacccttgtATTTCACAGGGAGAAAGAGACAAGCCCTCCCCCATCGTTACAACAAAATAACTTACTATCATGTTAATATCTCTGTGCAGGACGGCCTACTGGAAATTTCATGGGGAATTAAGTTAATACTAGAATGCTTTCATCTCGAATAATGCTGTCTCAAGTTAACCATGAAGAAACTGTTAGTTTAAAAGCTGCCAGTAACTTCATAGCGAAGTCTACACTGCGAAAGCATTAGACATATTGGATATATCAAGAGTTATTTCCCATCATTACATTCAGACTGTGATATTTCTAATTTAATCATTGAaggctgaatttaaaaaaaaaaaaacaaccaaaccacaaaataaaaaaccccaaacaaaccctttTGCAAAACACCATAGAAACAGGTTTAGGCACATTAAAACACTAACATCTTGGTATTTTCAGTACCAGAAAGaataagggggaaaaaggggaggagagTGTCAATCATACCAACAGCCTACTGATACAAAACTTACAAATTTGCATAGAAACATAAAAAGATTCCTTAGAAGCTTACTACAGTTATATATCAGTAAGAACACAGTGAAGACTACCTGCCTGGTTTATTCAGgcacaaaatagaaattaaactattttgaattaattaaaacagatttctccATTTGTGTAAAAGACATAACTGCTTGTTTAAGTTTTAGGAAACCAATTTAGATTTTAGAATTAGATGTCATTGACATTATGATCTGTAtcactaaaaagaaacaaaagaaaaaccttttaaagcatcatcagagacaaaaaaggggttcagttttattttgccttAACAAGGGAAGAATATTGAATGACTGTTTTTGAGAATCCCCTATGTAATGCAATAAGAATTCTAAATTCTCTACAGCATACCTACTGCACTGTCAGTTTATGTGCCTAGACTACAGCCTTGAGGTAAATCGCAAAATGAGTGTTGAGCCCTGCAGTATTCTCCATACCAGGGTTGGAAGCTGCCTACACAGTGATCTCTGCCTTAGTGACAATGCTGATAACTTAATTTCAGGGCTTAACTGAATAGAGTAATTTAAACgtttccttccctgcctgcttctAGGATTTGAAGTAATAGTAATAGAGAAGGGTGCTACGGACCCATCAGAGCAAACCAATTCCAAACTTTGGCAAAGGCAGAGCGTGAAtactgaaacactttttttccatgACAACCATGTTATACCTCCAGATGACCAGTATGCCAAAAGTCAAGTGTAGGAAATGGGCCAAACCTCCTGTTTTGCTGAGCGTCTTTACATGCAATGCACCAAATACCATCTGATGTATTGGTTTTGCCTtgataaaataatcaaaatacatttcttaggTATACTGCTTATAAGAACTTCTGTTACTagtttaatgacaaaaaaagaataattcattGGCAGCAAGATATTTTCAGACAAATTCCACAACACAGGCTAAACAGACCTGCATTCAAACCAGACTTTATCAGACCTCTTGCTTAGCTGCAGTATGGAAGAAATGGGAATTGGCCTCCCTCACCAGCACTGTGAGAATATCCCAGCTTGTAGCTTTGACTATCTGGCTGTACACAGCCACTGCTAGAGAAGCCTGGCTATTAAGCTTTCCAATAGTGCTTCAGCAGCCACTCATCCCTGCTGAAGCCCAGCAAAAAATTCAGTAGACAAGATGGAATCAAAGGGCTCCTACTCATGTACCTCACTTTAAACATCACTAAAGTTATGttcaaaaaccaaacctaaTTTGGGAAACACTACCACAAATTAGGTTTTCAAGTCTTTGGATTACTTCCTGATTATTCagtttatttattcttattaaCTATGGTCAGCAGACAAGCTTGCTGACCTGACAAAATGCCTGCCTAGCCAAACCATTTCTCACAGTCTTCAGAGTACCCAAGAGCAGAGCCCTACAGATCACTCGTAAGCAAGAAGTGACAACAGTTTCCACAGATTCTCAGTATGTGACTATGGACTGAGGGGGGGAATACAGCACATATTTGGGTCTCAGAGGAACTGAAGAACATCACCGTACAGACTCCACAGGCTTGCTTCCTTCTGTAGCTGATGATTCAAATTAGCCGGCTAGCACAGCCTTTTGCTGCTCATGTGACTGATAGAGCTCTATGCTTGGAAACCACACTGACAAGTCATGCATTCCTCAAGACAAACAGGatgatattttatatattccaGCACAGATTTGCATGTTAAGTGAGCAGGTCTGTAGTTTTAGAGGTGTTTCAAAATCAAGACCTGAAACATACATCTTCAACAGAAAAGCCCATGGATAGTGCAGCTACATCCGGGATCCGCTCGCCAGGAATGGGCCAACTTCCATCTCGAAAAACAACTGACTGAGGTGATCGTAAGACGCTAAATTCATCACCGCATACacctaaaaacaaacaaaaaagctgtcAAGAGTTTTTACAGTCTTTCCCTtacatcacagaaaaatgagTGTATAAGATTCCTTATTCCTCACTGCTCTCATACCTATCAATTTATGTAAAACAAGTAATGAGAACCGATCGTTTTAACACTCTGGAATACAAAATAAGGTTTCTATACAGCAATGACTAAGGATTGACAAATCTACATTAACAAAAGCAGGACGATTAGTCAAGCAACAGCACAGTATACTTCTGCGTGCTCACTAGAAGGTTGTGAGTGGTTTTACAGCTCAGACCTGGTAAAGCTAACTCTCAGTAGAGCCAGGCAGACTCCAAAACCCTGTTGGCTCACAAGCAGCTATGCACCAACATGGCTCTGGTTGCTTCCGGGACTGCTTGGCATAACACCTCTCTCCATGCAGACAACTGCCTGAGCCACTGAACCCAGAGCCAGGAGGATCAGCAGAGTTTGTCAGTGCTGGCTTAAACAGAGCACTGCCAGGAACAATCTGGCTTCTGCAGAACAGCTCCGgtgtctctgctctgccttctcAACCACATGACGTTGtgagacatttttcttcctcagatgcAGTACTGGACCTAAGCTGATTGTGTGAAGCCACAATCTGCAATACTCCTCATGTTGGGTTTTCACTCATTTGCgatccctccttccctctttttcccCATTACCTTGAATAGCAAAGTtcatgaaaaacattatttgtaaTCTGTATGATGACAGTAATTTATTGTGTAATAAAGGCAGAGAGGAGTccatgaaaaaaagagatggcCTTATTTCAGTCTAGCTTCctgtttttaaagttacttaAGGATAACTGCAATACTGTGTACATAAACATTTGtctaaataaattttgaaatgcatttggtGTATATAAGCAGTAACATGCACAATGCAAAACTTCAGAAGTATCCCCACCAATGAGCAATCTGTGTAGATTTCTACCAGAAAACTAATCTGATACAAGACTGGAGAAAAACCAAGaacaataaatatttgcaggtcATCTAAGTTTAAGTTCTAATTATATAATCAGTCTGACTACATACTCCAAAATTCAGTGAATAAGATAGCcttctaaaatacatatatatttactcATACGATCACTGAAAATTAGTTGCCAATCCAAGCAGCTATATAACAtagttttccagttttccatCTGCAAATCGAAAGgctatttacaaaaataatgcaatagTAAACTGATGCGTTGTGCAGTTATACTCTTCCCTAGCATTAATTTAACCAATCTGACCTTGAAGATGCTGTTTTAAAGCCTAGATCATGATCATGCATACAAATGTTGACAGTAAACCTGAGCTGTATTACAATAAACATACTAAAGGAACAAAGTACTGCGATGCAGGTCGGGGAAGGGtggcaaaggaaggaaacaggCCAAACCAACAGATACGTATGTAGCAGATTTAAGcaatttctgatttaaattgaTGTGTGTTCATTGGATGGCCTGCTATTAATTTTAATGGTGTATGAACCTGCATTTTGAAGGACAGAAATGTTTCCAGACCAATTTGCTTAGGAAGGAATTTACAAAattgctataaatatttttgctcagCCTGTAGGATTTCACATTGCTGCTCTCCACAAGGCTATTTAGGACAAGTTGGCCTACTTAGGACAAGTTGGCTTAGGTGAATGAAGTTGGAGCATTACCCTTTTTACCCAAATTTGCCTTGCCAGACTTGTTCAAGGTCTTAATGagcaaaactgaatttgaaCACAAGTCTTTTCCTCAGGCATGCTATAACTGCTTGACCACAATACCCCACCGGGCCACACAGTGAAGTCTAGAGAGTAAATTCTGAGGTGCAATTCATCCTATATACTGTTATCCACCCACCTACAGAAAACTTAATCAAACTTCTACCTTACAGAAGTTGTACCTCGGAAGAACTTCAGCTCTCAAAAACCTTTATGAGCCGGGACAGAAGAACGAAGGCATACTGAGTGAAAACTATTTATGGGGCCTGGAAGCCTTAAGTGCAGATCACAAGCCTGACTCACAACAAACGACAGAAAGCCTCCAACGATCACAAAAGCAGCTCGGCACAACATGAAAATTCGTACACGGCAATAAGACGACGCGTATCCATACAACGCTCCACACGGCCCTTAGctgagaagggagagggaaggctCCCGGCAGTGCCCAGAGGAGCCGGGCTGGGCGGGGAGCGGCAGGGAGAGTACAGCCGGTGCTCAAGGGGcagcccccgctccccccacTCCGTCCTGAAGCTGGTGGACACGCACAGACACGCGGACACCCCCAAGCGCTGCCCACGGGTgggagcagccccggggctACCCGCGGCTCTCGCCCTCCGAGGGCGCCCCAGCCCCCGCCCAGCAAGGCTCGCGcgcctcccttccccctccccaatcGCTCGCGCCCCCCTTTCCCACCGCTGCGGCCGGGCTCGCCGAGGCGCGCGGCCGTCCCTTCCCCCGCAACGTCCCTCCGCAGCGGCTCCGcagccctccccgccccccgcgGCAGGTGGCCAGGCCAGCGCTCCCCTCTGCTAGCTCGACCCCCCTCGCTCACCGGCGAAACAAGCCGATACCACCAGCACCGTCACCTCCAGGGCCCAGGCAACCCCGTCGCGACCCCCCATGTCCGCCGCGCTGCGAGACACCGCCGGGAAGACACCGGGCCGCACCGTCGGACAGAGAATGCCAAGCGCCCCGCCTACTAGGGAGCGCTGACGG
This sequence is a window from Balearica regulorum gibbericeps isolate bBalReg1 chromosome 1, bBalReg1.pri, whole genome shotgun sequence. Protein-coding genes within it:
- the ATP6AP2 gene encoding renin receptor, with the translated sequence MGGRDGVAWALEVTVLVVSACFAGVCGDEFSVLRSPQSVVFRDGSWPIPGERIPDVAALSMGFSVEDDLSWPGLAVGDLFHRPRATVLVTVKGVDKLALPVKGVSYPIENAVPFSLDSVANAIHTLFSEETPVVLQLAPSEERVYMVGKANSVFEDLSVTLRQLRNRLFQDNSILSSLPLNSLSRNNEVDLLFLSELQVLHDIASLLSRHKHLAKDHSPDLYSLELAGLEEVGKRYGEDSQQFKDASQILVDSLQKFADEMFNLYSGNAVVEVVAVKTFNSPLTRKTRSILQSSQSETENPYNLAYPYNYNYSVIFNIILWMMIGLALAVIVISYNLWNMDPGYDSIIYRMTNQKIRMD